Below is a window of Methanobacteriaceae archaeon DNA.
GAAGTAGCTTCACTGTGTGCAGTTGGTTGGTATCTCCATCCGTAGCCAGAGTAGTCGTAGTCAACCCAGCTGTTTCCATTCCACACTTCAACAGAGCGGTGGTTGGATACATAACGGTTTGCGTACTGCACTATCCTAGCTTTGGTACCTGAAGATGTTAACTGATTATATAGTGCTGCACTGTTATCCCAGCAGTCCCCTATACCCAGAGAACCATATCGGCTGCTAGAATAGTAAGTTTTGGTGTAGCTTCGGACGGC
It encodes the following:
- a CDS encoding peptidoglycan-binding protein, yielding AMENWDKYVAQVQAAAGEKSTSESSYSSSKSTQTSSKKSYATAVRSYTKTYYSSSRYGSLGIGDCWDNSAALYNQLTSSGTKARIVQYANRYVSNHRSVEVWNGNSWVDYDYSGYGWRYQPTAHSEATSIVIASNY